The following proteins are encoded in a genomic region of Saccharomyces mikatae IFO 1815 strain IFO1815 genome assembly, chromosome: 9:
- the SMKI09G0080 gene encoding sugar porter family MFS transporter, protein MSGASHTSANDQSAANSSTHSAVSAPSIKAENGDSKNSLEAATGDLPIDLPQKPLSAYTTVAILCLMIAFGGFIFGWDTGTISGFVNLSDFVRRFGQKNGKGGYYLSKVRMGLIVSIFNIGCAIGGIVLSKVGDIYGRRIGLITVTAIYVVGILIQITSIDKWYQYFIGRIISGLGVGGIAVLSPMLISEVSPKHIRGTLVQLYQLMGTMGIFLGYCTNYGTKNYHNATQWRVGLGLCFAWATFMVSGMMFVPESPRYLIEVGKDEEAKRSLAKSNKVSVDDPALLAEYDTIRAGIEIEKLAGNASWGELLSTKTKVFQRVLMGVMIQSLQQLTGDNYFFYYGTTIFKSVGLKDSFQTSIIIGVVNFFSSFIAVYTIERFGRRTCLLWGAASMLCCFTVFASVGVTKLWPQGSSHQDITSQGAGNCMIVFTMFFIFSFATTWAGGCFVIVSETFPLRVKSRGMAVATAANWMWGFLISFFTPFITGAINFYYGYVFLGCLVFAYFYVFFFVPETKGLTLEEVNTMWMEGIPPWKSASWVPPERRTADYDADAIGHDDRPIYKRFFSS, encoded by the coding sequence ATGTCAGGTGCTAGTCATACATCCGCAAACGATCAATCCGCTGCCAATTCTAGTACCCATTCAGCAGTGAGCGCTCCGTCTATCAAGGCTGAGAATGGTGATTCTAAAAATTCTCTCGAAGCTGCCACGGGTGATCTACCTATTGACCTGCCACAAAAGCCTCTCTCTGCATACACCACCGTTGCAATCCTGTGCCTAATGATCGCATTCGGCGGTTTCATCTTTGGCTGGGACACTGGTACCATCTCCGGTTTCGTTAACTTGTCCGACTTCGTCAGAAGATTCGGCCAAAAGAACGGGAAAGGAGGCTACTATTTATCCAAGGTCAGAATGGGTTTGATTGTCTCAATATTTAACATCGGATGTGCTATAGGTGGGATTGTCTTGTCAAAAGTCGGCGATATTTATGGCCGTCGTATTGGTCTAATTACAGTCACCGCCATCTATGTCGTAGGCATTCTGATCCAAATAACCTCGATAGACAAGTGGTACCAATACTTTATTGGAAGAATTATTTCTGGACTAGGAGTTGGGGGCATTGCCGTGCTCTCCCCGATGCTTATATCAGAGGTCTCCCCCAAACACATCAGAGGAACCCTTGTTCAACTGTACCAGCTTATGGGTACTATGGGCATTTTTCTGGGTTACTGCACCAACTACGGTACCAAAAACTATCATAACGCTACCCAATGGAGAGTCGGCCTCGGGCTTTGCTTTGCCTGGGCCACCTTCATGGTTAGTGGAATGATGTTCGTTCCGGAATCACCACGTTACCTGATCGAAGTTGGTAAGGACGAGGAAGCCAAGCGTTCGTTGGCAAAGTCCAACAAAGTCTCAGTCGACGACCCTGCCCTGCTCGCCGAATACGACACCATAAGAGCAGgcattgaaattgaaaagctCGCAGGTAATGCGTCATGGGGTGAACTGCTATCCACGAAaacaaaagtttttcaacgTGTGCTCATGGGAGTAATGATCCAATCTCTGCAGCAATTGACAGGTGATaactatttcttctactaCGGTACAACCATTTTCAAGTCGGTCGGATTAAAGGACTCCTTCCAGACATCTATCATCATCGGGGTGGTCaactttttctcttcattcATAGCAGTGTACACTATTGAAAGGTTCGGACGTCGTACATGCCTATTGTGGGGCGCCGCCTCCATGCTGTGCTGCTTTACTGTGTTCGCCTCTGTCGGCGTTACAAAGCTGTGGCCTCAGGGAAGCAGCCACCAGGATATTACTTCTCAGGGCGCTGGTAACTGTATGATCGTCTTTACCAtgttcttcattttttcgtTCGCCACCACTTGGGCAGGCGGCTGTTTTGTTATAGTGTCAGAAACCTTCCCTCTTAGAGTCAAATCAAGGGGCATGGCGGttgcaacagcagcaaaCTGGATGTGGGGTTTCCTGATTAGTTTCTTCACGCCCTTTATCACCGGTGCAATTAACTTTTACTACGGTTACGTCTTCCTAGGCTGTCTAGTCTTCGCCTACTTCTAtgtgtttttctttgtccCAGAAACGAAAGGCCTGACGCTGGAAGAGGTCAACACAATGTGGATGGAGGGCATTCCACCATGGAAGTCTGCTTCATGGGTGCCACCAGAAAGAAGAACGGCAGACTACGATGCAGATGCGATAGGTCATGATGATAGACCAATCTACAAAAGGTTCTTCTCCAGCTGA
- the CSS1 gene encoding Css1p, whose protein sequence is MFNRFNKFQAALVLALYSQSALGQYYSNSTSISSNSSSTAISSSASGSVSISSSIAQTSSSASDVSSSIAQTSSSASDVSSSIAQTSSSASDVSSSIAQTSSSASDVSSSIAQTSSSASDVSSSVAQTSSSASGSASSVSQSASSASGSSSSVSQSASSASSASGSSSSVSQSASSVSGSSGSVSQSASSVSGSSGSVSQSSSSASGSASITPSTSSGSGASSSGAQSTSSNSDVSKSTTSATMSTITSSASSASASASDSISSSDGTIYLPSTTIRGDLTLTGSVIATEGVVVAAGAKLTLLDGDKYVFSADLRVHGDLDVKKSKPTYPGTEFDISGPNFEVSGNFNAEEPAASSASAYTFTPSSFVNSGDIALSLSESSKGEVTYSPYSNTGAFSFSNAILNGGSVSGLQRRAEDEGSVNNGEINLENGSSYVIVEPVSGKGTVNIISGNLYLHYPDTFTGQTVVFKGEGVLAVDPTESNTTPIPVVGYTGKNQIAITADVTSLSYDSATGVLTATQGNRQFSFAIGTGFTSSSFNVSEGTFAGASAYYLNYGGAVASSTTSSSTSTTSGASSVTSGVSSSVATSNSASIYTTTLTYGDATSTVVVSCSKTTDTNGNVYTITKTVPCSYTTATITSCDETKCHVITSTGTATTETVSSKSYTTVTVTHCDDNGCNEKTVTSEAPKATTTTVSSKSYTTTTVTHCDDNGCDVKTVTSEAPEATTTTVSSKSYTTATVTHCDDNGCDVKTVTSEAPKETSTTSASPKSYTTATVTQCDDNGCDVKTVTSEAPKETSTTSASPKSYTTATVTQCDDNGCDVKIVTSQVPEVTSAVTATTVSPKSYTTTSEAPKATSLTTTISGASSAISIFSESSVAPKSSTGIIIQSEGIAAGLNTNTLSALIGLFVFAFFN, encoded by the coding sequence ATGTTCAATCGTTTTAATAAATTCCAAGCTGCGTTGGTTTTAGCCCTTTACTCTCAGAGTGCCTTGGGTCAATACTATAGCAACAGTACCTCAATTTCAAGTAACAGTTCGTCCACTGCTATAAGCTCAAGCGCATCTGGTTCGGTATCAATCAGTAGTTCTATCGCTCAAACATCCTCATCTGCCTCCGATGTCTCAAGCTCTATCGCTCAAACATCCTCATCTGCCTCCGATGTCTCAAGCTCTATCGCTCAAACATCCTCATCTGCCTCCGATGTCTCAAGCTCTATCGCTCAAACATCCTCATCTGCCTCCGATGTCTCAAGCTCTATCGCTCAAACATCCTCATCTGCCTCCGATGTCTCAAGCTCTGTAGCTCAAACATCCTCATCTGCTTCCGGTTCAGCAAGCTCAGTCTCTCAATCAGCCTCATCAGCCTCTGGTTCTTCAAGCTCAGTCTCTCAATCAGCCTCATCAGCCTCATCAGCCTCTGGTTCTTCAAGCTCAGTCTCTCAATCAGCCTCTTCAGTCTCTGGTTCTTCAGGCTCAGTCTCTCAATCAGCCTCTTCAGTCTCTGGTTCTTCAGGCTCCGTCTCTCAATCATCCTCATCCGCTTCAGGTTCTGCATCTATTACACCATCAACCTCCTCCGGTTCTGGCGCCTCTAGTTCTGGCGCACAGTCAACCTCATCCAATTCAGATGTCTCAAAGTCTACTACTTCTGCTACTATGAGCACTATCACCTCTTCAGCCTCTAGCGCTAGTGCAAGTGCCTCCGACTCCATTTCTTCCAGCGATGGTACTATCTATTTGCCATCTACTACAATCAGAGGTGACCTCACTCTTACCGGCTCAGTCATTGCAACAGAAGGTGTTGTAGTTGCTGCTGGTGCAAAATTGACCCTGCTTGACGGTGATAAGTATGTCTTCTCAGCTGACCTAAGAGTCCACGGTGATTTGGATGTAAAGAAGTCCAAGCCAACTTACCCAGGTACTGAGTTTGACATTTCTGgtccaaattttgaagtCTCTGGTAACTTCAACGCAGAAGAACCTGCTGCTTCTTCTGCCTCCGCTTACACATTCACTCCTAGCTCTTTTGTAAACAGCGGTGACATTGCTTTAAGCTTATCCGAATCCAGTAAGGGTGAAGTTACTTACTCCCCTTACTCTAACACCGGTgccttctctttctctaaCGCTATTCTCAACGGTGGTTCTGTCTCTGGATTGCAACGTAGAGCTGAAGATGAAGGATCTGTTAACAACGGTGAAATAAATCTGGAAAATGGAAGTAGTTATGTTATTGTCGAACCAGTTTCCGGAAAAGGTACTGTCAACATAATCTCTGGCAACCTTTACCTACACTACCCAGACACCTTCACTGGTCAAACTGTTGTATTCAAGGGCGAAGGTGTTCTTGCCGTTGACCCTACCGAAAGCAACACTACTCCTATTCCTGTTGTTGGCTACACTGGTAAAAACCAAATTGCCATTACCGCCGACGTCACTAGCCTATCCTACGATAGCGCTACCGGTGTTTTGACTGCAACCCAGGGCAACAGACAATTCTCTTTTGCTATTGGTACTGGATTCACTAGTTCTAGCTTCAACGTCTCCGAAGGAACCTTTGCAGGCGCCTCTGCCTACTACCTAAATTATGGTGGTGCCGTTGCTTCTAGTACTACATCTTCATCCACTTCTACCACGTCTGGTGCTTCGTCAGTTACCTCTGGTGTATCCTCCTCTGTGGCCACCTCAAATTCCGCATCCATTTACACTACAACATTAACCTACGGTGATGCCACAAGCACAGTTGTCGTTTCCTGTTCAAAGACTACTGACACTAATGGTAACGTCTACACTATTACTAAAACTGTCCCCTGTTCATATACCACGGCTACAATCACTTCTTGTGATGAAACTAAATGCCATGTTATTACATCAACTGGTACCGCTACAACCGAAACTGTTTCTTCTAAGTCCTACACCACTGTCACTGTCACTCATTGCGATGACAACGGCTGTAATGAAAAGACCGTTACTTCTGAAGCTCCTAAAGCCACTACCACTACTGTTTCCTCCAAGTCCTACACCACCACCACTGTCACTCACTGCGATGACAACGGGTGTGATGTAAAGACTGTCACTTCCGAAGCTCCTGAGGCCACTACCACCACTGTTTCCTCCAAGTCCTACACTACTGCCACTGTCACTCACTGTGATGACAACGGGTGTGATGTAAAGACCGTCACTTCCGAAGCTCCTAAAGAAACTTCTACAACTTCTGCTTCTCCAAAGTCATACACCACCGCTACTGTTACTCAATGTGACGACAATGGCTGTGATGTAAAGACCGTCACCTCCGAAGCTCCTAAAGAAACTTCTACAACTTCTGCTTCTCCAAAGTCATACACCACTGCTACTGTTACTCAATGTGACGACAATGGCTGTGATGTCAAGATCGTCACTTCCCAAGTTCCTGAAGTTACTTCAGCCGTCACCGCAACTACTGTTTCTCCAAAGTCCTACACTACCACTTCTGAAGCTCCTAAGGCAACCTCATTGACCACTACTATTTCTGGCGCATCCAGCGcaatttccattttctcTGAATCCAGCGTCGCTCCTAAATCCTCCACTGGTATCATCATCCAATCTGAAGGTATCGCTGCAGGTTTGAACACTAACACTTTGAGTGCTTTGATTGGTCTTTTCgtttttgctttctttaaCTGA
- the SMKI09G0100 gene encoding serine/threonine dehydratase family protein (similar to Saccharomyces cerevisiae SDL1 (YIL167W)) — translation MLISHYEKTPLIRQVFDNGKTNPLFYIKHDMLQPGGSFKSRGIGHLIRKKNKEALAEGSGKLVVFSSSGGNAGLAAATSCRLMALNCTVVVPKTTKSRMVKKIQSAGAKVIIHGDHWGEADEYLKQEVMAQEGQHGSKTLYVHPFDDEIIWEGHSTIVDEILQQLQEKDISPLQVKGLVCSVGGGGLFSGIIKGLERNRLAGKIPIVAVETAGCDVLNKSLKNGSPVALERLTSVATSLGSPYIAPFAFESFITYGCKSVVLSDQDVLDTCLRYADDYNFIVEPACGASLHLCYHPEILEKALGQKLSEDDVVIIIACGGSCMTYEDLVKASKTLGVL, via the coding sequence ATGCTAATATCACATTACGAAAAGACACCCTTGATCCGCCAAGTTTTTGACAATGGCAAAACTAACCCGTTGTTTTATATCAAGCATGACATGCTACAACCAGGTGGAAGTTTCAAATCGAGAGGAATTGGGCACTtaataaggaaaaaaaataaagaagcaCTGGCAGAAGGTTCTGGAAAGCTTGTCGTGTTCTCTAGCTCTGGGGGTAATGCTGGTCTGGCAGCAGCCACTAGTTGCAGATTAATGGCGCTTAATTGCACTGTAGTGGTCCctaaaacaacaaaatcgagaatggtaaaaaaaatccagaGCGCTGGAGCTAAGGTCATTATTCATGGCGATCACTGGGGGGAAGCAGATGAATACCTGAAGCAAGAAGTAATGGCCCAAGAAGGCCAGCATGGTTCGAAGACGCTATATGTGCACCCATTTGATGATGAGATAATTTGGGAAGGCCACTCTACCATTGTAGATGAAATTTTACAACAACTACAGGAAAAAGATATATCTCCACTTCAGGTAAAAGGTCTAGTATGTAGTGTTGGCGGTGGTGGACTGTTCAGTGGCATAATCAAAGGTCTCGAAAGAAATAGGCTTGCCGGAAAAATTCCGATAGTCGCTGTGGAAACTGCTGGTTGTGATGTCTTAAACAAATCTCTCAAAAATGGTAGTCCTGTTGCCCTTGAGAGACTGACGAGTGTTGCGACCTCATTAGGTTCACCATATATAGCACCGTTCGCGTTTGAAAGTTTTATCACTTATGGGTGTAAGTCTGTAGTTTTATCTGACCAAGATGTACTAGATACGTGCTTGAGATATGCAGATGATTACAATTTTATCGTGGAACCAGCCTGTGGAGCATCCTTGCATCTGTGCTATCACCCAGAAATTCTGGAAAAAGCTCTGGGACAAAAGCTTTCTGAGGACGATGTTGTTATCATAATTGCATGTGGTGGATCGTGTATGACGTATGAGGATTTGGTGAAAGCGTCAAAGACATTAGGGGTATTATGA
- the SOA1 gene encoding Soa1p (similar to Saccharomyces cerevisiae YIL166C): MFEQKEEYDIVEKTQLSVSADSLTSDSESLSHNPFDDFNEAERWRKVYESSGYEGLSKFSPEFTWTKDEEKKVVRKIDLKIFLWVFIMFAFLDLVRKNIARAVSDDFILDLNMNTNDYNLGQTLYLVVFLVSELPGNLLSKRFGPERVIPVQIILWSVICITQAGLKNRGQFIATRCLLGMVQGGFIPDNILYLSYYYTGAELTFRLSFFWCAIPLFQILGSLLASGVIEMRGIHNLAGWQYLFIIEGFLSLSVGAASFYLMRRGPTQTGESAFHKGKSYFSEHEEKIMVNRILRDDPSKGDMSNRQPVTFKEILYTLTEFDLWPLFIQGITAFISFQTVGPYLSLILKSLNYSTFLSNILAIPGQVLLLINLPLAALLSRKLKEKSLCVGIANVWVLPFITSLVALPTDTNPWIKYVLLTGILGLPFTHSILAGWVSEISVSVRSRTVGTALYNMSAQVGSIIASNLYKNDDKPYYTRGNKILLGFTCFNICMAVATKFYYINRNKYKARKWNSMTKEEQIDYLETTKDKGMKRMNYMFIH, encoded by the coding sequence ATGTTTGaacaaaaggaagaatACGATATTGTGGAAAAGACACAATTATCTGTGTCAGCAGATAGTTTGACGTCTGATTCAGAAAGCTTGTCACACAACCCATTCGACGATTTCAATGAAGCTGAGCGTTGGAGAAAAGTGTACGAATCCAGTGGATACGAGGGTTTGTCTAAATTTAGTCCTGAGTTTACATGGActaaagatgaagaaaaaaaggtggTAAGGAAAATAGAtctaaaaattttcttatgGGTATTTATTATGTTTGCTTTTTTGGATTTGGTAAGGAAAAACATTGCAAGAGCTGTCTCAGACGACTTCATTCTTGATTTAAATATGAACACTAATGACTACAACTTAGGACAAACTCTTTACCTGGTTGTATTTCTAGTGAGCGAACTACCCGGTAACTTACTATCAAAAAGATTTGGCCCAGAAAGAGTCATTCCGGTTCAAATTATACTATGGAGTGTCATCTGTATTACTCAAGCTGGTTTGAAAAATCGAGGCCAATTTATTGCTACTAGGTGTTTATTGGGAATGGTACAAGGTGGTTTCATCCCTGACAATATTTTATACTTATCATATTATTATACTGGAGCGGAGCTTACGTTCCGTTTAAGTTTCTTTTGGTGTGCCATACCTCTCTTCCAGATTTTAGGCTCCCTCTTGGCTTCCGGAGTGATTGAAATGAGGGGAATCCATAATTTAGCTGGCTGGCaatatttgtttattattgaagGTTTTCTGTCCCTTTCTGTGGGCGCAGCATCCTTTTATCTAATGCGTCGGGGCCCCACACAGACTGGTGAATCTGCATTTCACAAGGGAAAATCGTACTTCTCTGAGCATGAGGAGAAAATAATGGTTAATAGAATCCTAAGAGACGACCCATCAAAGGGTGATATGAGTAATAGACAGCCGGTTACATTTAAGGAGATTTTATACACCTTAACAGAATTCGATTTATGGCCGTTGTTTATCCAAGGCATTACAGCATTCATATCTTTTCAAACCGTTGGTCCTTATTTGTCATTGATATTAAAAAGTTTAAACTACTCTACCTTTCTCTCAAATATCTTGGCAATTCCGGGTCAAGTCTTGCTACTTATTAATCTACCATTGGCAGCACTATTATCACGcaaattgaaagaaaaatcacTTTGTGTAGGAATTGCTAACGTTTGGGTGCTTCCTTTTATTACTTCTTTAGTCGCCTTACCGACCGATACAAATCCCTGGATTAAGTATGTACTACTGACTGGTATACTAGGTCTTCCTTTTACACATTCTATTCTTGCTGGTTGGGTCTCCGAGATCTCTGTTTCGGTAAGATCGCGTACGGTAGGGACAGCATTATACAATATGAGTGCCCAGGTTGGATCAATCATAGCTTCTAACTTGTACAAGAATGATGATAAGCCGTACTATACTAGGGGTAACAAAATACTTCTAGGGTTCACTTGCTTCAACATTTGCATGGCTGTTGCTACCAAGTTTTACTATATTAATAGAAATAAGTACAAAGCTCGCAAATGGAACTCAATGACAAAAGAGGAACAAATCGACTATTTGGAGACCACCAAAGATAAAGGAATGAAGCGCATGAACTATATGTTTATTCACTAA
- the NIT1 gene encoding Nit1p (similar to Saccharomyces cerevisiae NIT1 (YIL164C)), with translation MTKHIVAALQVGSCPGSTKDTLRKILSYEKEIKESGAKLVVIPEATLGGYPKGSNFGVYLGYRLQEGREEYAKYLDEAIEIGTGDKYPEISQLCALSKATDASLCVGCIERDGTTLYCTMVYIDPRVGYVGKHRKLMPTAGERLIWGQGDGSTLPVVDTAVGKIGGAICWENMMPLLRYAMYKKGVEIWCAPTVDARPIWRTVMKNLAYEGRLFLISAVQFMPDATTMGFGEIVDQATGKRKLPGWPSADDNCINGGSVIIDPYGEILAGPLLGKEGLLTAEINTDLIAEARFDLDPVGHYARGDIFQLTVDERSQDVKFTK, from the coding sequence ATGACTAAGCACATCGTCGCTGCTCTTCAAGTCGGTTCTTGTCCCGGCTCTACTAAGGATACcttaagaaaaatactatcATATGAGAAGGAAATCAAGGAGTCTGGTGCTAAGTTGGTTGTCATTCCAGAAGCCACTCTTGGTGGTTATCCTAAGGGGTCGAACTTCGGAGTTTATCTAGGATATCGTCTGCAAGAAGGAAGAGAAGAGTATGCCAAATATCTTGATGAAGCAATTGAAATCGGGACTGGAGATAAATATCCCGAGATTAGTCAACTGTGTGCACTATCGAAGGCCACCGACGCATCCTTATGCGTTGGGTGTATTGAACGCGATGGAACAACACTGTATTGTACTATGGTTTATATCGATCCTCGAGTTGGTTACGTTGGAAAACATCGTAAGCTGATGCCAACAGCTGGCGAAAGGTTGATTTGGGGTCAGGGTGATGGTTCGACATTACCTGTTGTCGACACCGCAGTTGGGAAGATTGGCGGTGCTATTTGCTGGGAGAATATGATGCCTCTGTTAAGATACGCCATGTATAAAAAAGGTGTTGAAATCTGGTGTGCACCAACGGTGGATGCTAGACCTATTTGGAGAACTGTGATGAAGAACCTTGCATATGAAGGTCGTCTGTTCTTGATTAGCGCGGTACAGTTTATGCCAGATGCTACCACAATGGGTTTTGGGGAAATAGTCGACCAAGCTACCGGTAAGAGAAAATTACCTGGATGGCCATCAGCAGATGATAACTGTATCAATGGCGGTAGTGTTATTATCGATCCTTACGGAGAAATTCTTGCAGGGCCATTGTTGGGTAAGGAAGGTCTTTTGACCGCCGAAATTAACACAGACTTGATTGCCGAAGCCCGCTTCGATCTAGATCCAGTCGGTCATTATGCTAGGGGAGATATCTTCCAATTGACTGTTGATGAAAGGTCTCAGGATGTTAAATTTACGAAATGA
- the SUC2 gene encoding beta-fructofuranosidase SUC2 (similar to Saccharomyces cerevisiae SUC2 (YIL162W)) → MLLKAFILLLTGFAAKISASMTNETSDRPLVHFTPNKGWMNDPNGLWYDEKDSKWHLYFQYNPNDTVWGTPLFWGHATSDDLTHWQDEPIAIAPKRNDSGAFSGSMVVDYNNTSGFFNDTIDPRQRCVAIWTYNTPESEEQYISYSLDGGYTFTEYQKNPVLAANSTQFRDPKVFWYEPSQKWIMTAAKSQDYKIEIYSSDDLKSWKLESAFANEGFLGYQYECPGLIQVPTEQDSSKSHWVMFISINPGAPAGGSFNQYFVGSFNGTHFEAFDNQSRVVDFGKDYYALQTFFNTDPTYGSALGIAWASNWEYSAFVPTNPWRSSMSLVRKFSLNTEYQANPETQLINLKAEPVLNVSNAGPWSSFATNSTLTKANSYSIDLSNSTGSLEFELVYAVNTTQTVSKSVFSDLSLWFKGLEDSEEYLRMGFEVSASSFFLDRGNSKVKFVKENPYFTNRMSVNNQPFKTENDLSYYKVYGLLDQNILELYFNDGDVVSTNTYFMTTGNALGSVNMTTGVDNLFHIDKFQVREIK, encoded by the coding sequence ATGCTTTTGAAAGCTTTCATTTTGCTTTTGACTGGTTTCGCCGCTAAAATATCTGCCTCAATGACTAACGAAACGAGCGACAGACCCTTGGTCCACTTCACACCTAACAAAGGTTGGATGAATGATCCAAATGGGTTGTGGTACGATGAAAAAGATTCTAAATGGCATCTCTACTTCCAATACAACCCAAACGATACTGTCTGGGGTACCCCATTGTTTTGGGGCCACGCTACTTCTGACGACTTAACTCACTGGCAAGACGAGCCCATTGCTATTGCTCCCAAGCGTAACGATTCTGGTGCTTTCTCTGGTTCTATGGTTGTTGATTACAACAACACTAGTGGCTTCTTCAACGATACTATTGATCCAAGACAAAGATGTGTTGCAATTTGGACTTACAATACCCCTGAAAGTGAGGAACAATACATTAGTTATTCCCTTGATGGCGGTTACACTTTTACTGAATACCAAAAGAATCCCGTCTTAGCAGCCAACTCCACTCAATTCAGAGACCCTAAGGTCTTTTGGTATGAGCCATCTCAAAAATGGATTATGACGGCCGCCAAGTCTCAAGACtacaaaattgaaatttattcATCTGACGACTTGAAATCCTGGAAGTTAGAATCTGCCTTTGCCAATGAAGGCTTTTTAGGCTACCAATACGAATGTCCAGGATTGATTCAGGTGCCAACTGAGCAAGACTCTTCAAAGTCCCACTGGGTTATGTTTATCTCCATCAACCCAGGTGCTCCAGCTGGCGGTTCCTTCAACCAGTATTTTGTTGGTTCTTTCAATGGTACTCATTTTGAAGCTTTTGACAATCAATCTAGAGTTGTAGATTTCGGTAAGGACTATTATGCTTTACAAACTTTCTTTAACACTGACCCAACCTACGGCTCGGCATTAGGTATTGCCTGGGCTTCCAACTGGGAATACAGTGCTTTTGTTCCAACTAATCCCTGGAGATCATCGATGTCCTTGGTCCGcaagttttctttgaatactGAATACCAGGCTAATCCAGAAACTCAATTGATCAACTTGAAAGCCGAACCAGTATTGAACGTTAGCAACGCTGGTCCATGGTCAAGTTTTGCTACCAATTCGACCCTAACTAAGGCTAATTCTTACAGTATCGATTTGAGTAACTCCACTGGTTCTTTGGAATTTGAATTGGTTTACGCCGTCAATACCACACAAACTGTATCCAAATCTGTCTTTTCTGATTTATCTCTTTGGTTTAAAGGCCTAGAAGATTCTGAAGAATACTTAAGAATGGGTTTTGAAGTCagtgcttcttctttctttttggacCGTGGTAACTCTAAGGTCAAGTTTGTCAAGGAAAACCCATATTTCACCAACAGAATGTCTGTGAACAATCAACCATTCAAGACCGAGAACGATTTGAGTTACTACAAGGTTTACGGCCTATTAGACCAAAATATCTTGGAACTGTACTTCAACGATGGTGATGTTGTTTCCACAAATACCTACTTTATGACCACCGGTAACGCTCTAGGATCTGTGAACATGACCACCGGTGTCGATAACTTGTTTCACATTGATAAGTTCCAAGTGCGGGAAATTAAGTAA
- the SMU2 gene encoding Smu2p (similar to Saccharomyces cerevisiae YIL161W; ancestral locus Anc_5.719) has protein sequence MKKTFSSKITLRKMDTGLSTTEARESQVSTSGLRDSRSSTGIEDSADKTGNRNRNNEKYKNKNRNRNRNRNRNKDKKTDRKEENKSKPVTDGEEEGPKVFQAKSRRQKNNNEANRKNNSKEINEDEQKQTAKRQDEISQCVHNLSDFKLFKKGRHVTSFGYRISVMTDSGKSTHNVLFHIPLDYPKAPIKLAMRSNEEVSPYMDIVIMNFNWKARQLAKENWRILSQINYLISEFEILKQANYKQIDKLRNSFYKTV, from the coding sequence atgaaaaaaacattcagCAGTAAAATAACGCTTCGTAAAATGGATACTGGGCTATCAACAACTGAAGCCAGGGAATCTCAGGTAAGCACATCTGGTTTAAGAGACAGTAGATCTTCTACCGGAATCGAGGATAGCGCAGATAAAACTGGAAATAGGAATAggaataatgaaaaatataaaaacaaaaatagaaaCAGAAACAGAAACAGAAACAGGAATAAGGATAAGAAGACAGACAGAAAGGAGGAGAATAAATCTAAACCTGTGACTGAcggtgaagaagaaggacCAAAGGTATTCCAGGCGAAAAGCAGAAGGcagaaaaacaacaatgaaGCGAATAGAAAGAACAACTCAAAGGAAATAAACGAGgatgaacaaaaacagACCGCAAAAAGGCAAGATGAAATTAGTCAATGCGTTCACAATTTATCTGACTTCAAACTGTTTAAAAAGGGCAGGCACGTTACCTCATTTGGTTATCGAATCTCTGTTATGACTGACTCTGGCAAATCTACTCACAATGTTTTATTTCATATACCTTTGGATTACCCAAAGGCCCCAATCAAGTTGGCGATGAGAAGTAACGAAGAAGTTTCTCCTTACATGGATATCGTGATAATGAATTTTAATTGGAAAGCCCGTCAGTTGGCTAAGGAAAACTGGAGGATTTTATCCCAGATAAACTATTTGATTAGCGAGtttgaaatattgaaaCAGGCAAATTATAAACAAATTGATAAACTACGTAATAGTTTTTACAAAACCGTATAG